The Leptospira sp. WS60.C2 genome includes the window GAAGTTGTTTCTTTTCAGAATTCCAATAAACATTGATCTCTCGGTCGGTAACGAATTGTTTCTCAGAGTCTTTCCATTTCTGCAAAGAAAAACCAAGGGAACTCGCTTTTTCATTTAACACCCGCAAATGGTCTTCATTAGCAAGAGTCTCTTTCAAGGACTCTTCTGATGGCAACGAATCAGGAAGGTATCGACTCTCATCCGATGTGCCTGAACAAAAGAAAGTTAGTAGTAAGAATAGAAGCAAAGGAATTCTGGCAATCATGATGTTTTGGAAAATTGTCTCAAATTTTGAAAGATCTAGGAAACAATTTTTTGATTGAAATCATATTTTTATGAGTCACAGATATATTACTCTTATGAAAACAAAGATTATCTCCCGCATCCTCCAAGTATTTGCTCTCTATTTATTTTTTTCAACATCTTACACAATTTTAGGAAGAATTCTAACCATTCAATCGGGCAAAAAAATCAATGGAGAAGTGGTATCGTCCTATAAAGAAAAACAATACTCCACTCAAACAAGCGGAAAAAGTTACGGGACAACACACTATATCCTAAGACCTATCATTCAATACAAAGTGAATGGAGAGACCTTTGAAATCAATGGGAAAATATTGGGAGAAGTAGGCAAGGAATACCAAATTGGAACACCCGTAGAATTGATTTACAATCCTAATCAACCAAGCTATTCTTTTATCAATTCATTTTTAGAATTATGGTATGAACCTTTGAAATATATAATTTATAGTGTGATCTTATTTTTTTTTGGAACATTTTTGAAACAAATCATGGAAAGAATAAAGGAGAAAATAATTCATTTTTTCCGAACTCGCTTTTTTTTATGATGCAATGAAAGCTAAATTCGACACAAACACACTTACAAATGTTCGCATTCACTGCATTAAACGAATCATCCACTTATCTTTTCTATTAATACCAAACACAATATTCTCTCAAAATAAAGAGATGATCAAATTGGAATGGTATCACTACATTTTTCTTTCGCCTGTTCTGATCGTAGATGCAATGACAACAAGCTACGAGAAATTTAAAAAAGAAATCCAAGAGCAGAGAGAGTTTCAAGGTTTATCTGAGCTACATAAAGCAGTGATTCGCTCAGACATGGAAAAAATCAAACAATTGATCGCCGCTCAGAATGACACAGAATCTAAGGATAAAAATGGAGAAACACCATTATTTTATGCATTAGATCGAAACCAAGTTCGTATCGCAAAATTCTTAATTGAAAACAATGCCGACGTAAATGTAAGAAATATAAATGGAAGGCATATCATACAACCCGCAATTCAAAACAATCAATACGATATATTAAAATTAATGTTAAAACATGGACTAAAGTTACAACTTACAGAAAATGGTGACACTGCTTTAACGCTTACTTGCAATCTAAAGCCAGATAACTTTAAGTTCATCCAGATGTTTGTTGAACATGGAGTTCCCATCAACCAAAAAGACAAATATCGTTACACAGCTCTGATGTATATTGCAACTTCAGAAAGTCCAAAGCTAGACATTGTCCAATACTTAATCAAAAAAGGTGCGGACGTGAATGAAAAAGATATTGAGGGTAGATCAATCCTTCGTCTGCTCATAGAAAGGAAAACGATGAATCTGAATTTAATCAAAATTTTAGTGAATCAGGGAGCAGATCTTTACTCTAAAGATAAAGACGGAATATCAATTTTTGAATATATCAGGAAATATTATGATGATCCAGACAATGATGAGGTTGTTTTATATTTAAAAGCGCATAGGTGATCAATTTTTCTTTTCTTCTAACCTTTTTATCTAAAAAAATTCTCTTTTTCGAAACATGAGTCAGTTTTTAAGAGTCTTCCATAAAAAGTCCTTCCAGAAATAAATATGAACATAGAGTTGAGAGGTTCAGTTTTTAGATGAATTTCTGATGCTTATAATAAAAATATTCTCGCTTAAATATCAAAACATGCTCTTTTTTGCTCGAGGTATTTATTATGAATTTCATCATATCAAACATCAAATGGATCATGTTAGGCTCAGGCCTTATCACATGCTCTATGGTTTTATCGGCAATACATCCAAGCCTAGGTCTTTCGTTAACATTTGGGGAAACTTTAGATGGGAATCTGGCAAACATCATCGTACGTAATTGGGGGGCGCTCATCGCAATCGTAGGTGGAATGTTAGTGTATGGAGCCTACAATCAACCTAATCGCAATTTAGTACTTGCGGTTGCCTCTATCAGCAAAACAATCTTTGTTTTATTGAATTTGATTTATGGCCAAACATATTTTAGTAAGACTAGTCCTGCACTTGCATTTGATTCAATATTAGTAATCATTTTTGTTTCATATTTATTATCTAAATCTTCAAAATAAGCAAACAATTTCTCTTTCTAGATGATAATAAAAAATGGATCATGAACTATATTGAAACTCTCTAAATATTAGTTTCATTGGTCCTTTATTTTCGATCCAAAGCTTGATCCAAAAATTGATTGAGCGGATACACAACACCAAACAATTTCACTATATCCTCACTACTTAGTTTCGAAGTTAAATCTATATTCTTCAATTTTCTTGCCACAGCAAAACCTTTGTATTTAAGGATATCAATCATTGGATGTTCTTTTGCAAAACCTCTCGGAACCGTCTTTACTTTCTCCGCATAGAATGTATTCCCAAATGTTTCTTGAAACTTGGGATCGTTTATAATTTTTCTAAATCTATTTGAATCGTTAGCAATTTTATTTCTAATTTTAAATAAAGAATGTGAATCTGGCTGATAACATCCTCCACCTAGCAAAGATTCGTTTGGTTCAATGTGTAAGTAATATCCAGTTCCTTCAATTTTACGACCCCCTCCTCTCATAAAAATCCCAAAGTGAGTTTTATAAGGACTTTTATCATTGGAAAAACGAACATCTTTATAAATTCTAAATATACAAGATTTAGGTTCAACGCCTTTTAGCGAAGGGTCAAATTTTCCAATGCCTGATAATAACATAGCAGTATAATAAATCAGTTCCTTTTGGTAGCCATCAAACAGAAGTTTATGATCTAAAAACCATTCCTTATTATTATTTATCTTAAGATCTTCTAGAAATTTAAATATCCCTTTACTTAGTTTCAAATTAATTACCTTTATTTGCTTTCATTCAAATCCAATAAATATGCCTTCATTCGACCTACTCCTTTCGCGTCAATCCATCTTGGCATAAAATCATTTTGATCTGATATCAGATCAAATGTATTCTGTGTAATTTGTATGCTATTGGAATTACCACTGGATTCCATTCTTTGTGCAATGTTTACGGTATCACCCCATAAATCATAAGTAAATTTATGTTTTCCAATGACGCCAGCTGTTACCTCGCCAGAGTTGATTCCAATTCGAATTTTGAAGTTAATTCCTTTCTTCTCCGAAAAGTCTTTAATAAAGAGTATCATTTGTTTCGCCAATGCAACACAACGATCGGCGTGATCAGGCATTGAATTGGGAACTCCGGCAGCAACCATATAGGCATCACCTATTGTTTTGATTTTCTCAATTTTAGATTCAATTGCTAATTCATCAAATTTGGTAAAAATTTCGTTTAATAGTATAACCAACTCAACTGGATCTGTTTTTGACGCAAAATTGGTAAAGCCAACTAAATCAGCAAAAAGAACAGACGCAGAGTGAATGCGTTGCGATATATTCACTTCTCCCGATTTCAGCCTCGTCGCAATTTCTTGAGGTAGAATATTCAAAAGCAATTTCGTAGACTTAGTTTCTTCTTGCTCTAAATCTTCTGATGTTAATCTTAAAAAATGACCCAATATTCTTTTGTCTCTTCGTAACTGTTCAACTTCTTTTACCAATTCATCATAATTTAAAAGTTTTCTCGGAGGCTCTGTAGGAAATTCAATCAACTCATCATTTTGACTTTTTTTATGTGACGATCTATCCTGGGACACCTCTTTCACCGCAACAATTGAAATGACAGTATTGTGAAGCCCACATTTGCTTTGTTTTACATTGCCTATTTCACCCCAGGAACTGAATCCGATGACATTTCGTTTCCAAAGTTTATATATCGCATTCAACTCCGTATTCATATAAGCACCAAGCGATCTTGATCTTACTGCACAATTAAACATAAGTATAAAATCTGGCGAAGAGTCTAAAATTTCGTCTCTAAATTTTAGTATTTCCGAATATGACCTCTGAATCGTCTCTAATGTGTTTGGTGAACAAAATCGTACAAATGAGTCCTCTGGAATTTCTCCACCGTACGATACTGACCGCTCTTCCGAATCCATTTGGATTGCAACTCGCATAACTTCCGAACCGTCTTCTTTTCTTAATAACAATGGGTATTCACTTGCAGCCAATAAATCAGGATCTATATGATTTTTCCGAATTCCATATTCCTTCGATTGTATCCCAAAGTATCGTGCATAAAAATCTGTTGCAGGGACACCTTCGATTTCAAAAACTTTTCGACCATCTGATTTTGTTACTTTTTTAGGTGTTCCTATTTCTTGCCATCCACTGACCGCAAGTCCATCTATTTGAATTTTTTCATCATCAATAATTAACGCACATACACCATGCGTTTCTAAACCATCTTTCGTAAAGAATGGAGGATTTTCTACATTTCCAAAACTACTTGCAATTCCACCAAATATTTTTAATGTTTGATTCCTAGCCAAGATACCTTCAATCATCTTCTCCGGTTCAAAACTTAATTCTCGAAAGGCAACCAAGAGCATTAATGATGGTTTTTGAAAACAGTTGAGAGCATAGTTTGCAATTCGACTTCCTAGAGCTAACGAATCTTCGTTTGCTGGAAAAACTTTAAGGTTAAAATAATTTCTTGGTATCTCGATTAAAAGGGCAACTAACCCGAAATCAGATTTCCCTTCATTGAGAATCAATTCAGCTGAACATGCTCCAAAAACTTCAATCTCACGTTCATAAAATGGTTTAACAATATCAAAAGATAAGGACCGGTCCAAAACAAATACAAAAGCAAATGTTGGAAAGAAAGATTCTTTTTCCATTTCATTCAAACAAACAATCACTTCCTCTCTGTGATTCGCGTGCAGTGTTTTCTGTTTCATTGCCATAGAAATCTAAGACCCTGTCAGACATTTCAACCGACATTTATAGGGAAAAAAGATTTTTCTTAAAAATTCACAAAAGAGAAAAGTATGCAAATCGATTAAAAACTCATTTAGTCAAAACCTAAAAATCAAAACAATAACAAGCAATAGACGACATTATGTGGCATTATGATTTTTTTCATCAAAATCATTAGGATTTAATCCTTATGGTTACGTAATACTGGACATCTTCAAAATAGAAATAGAGTTTTGGATTGGTGAGTTCTTCTGATTTTCTGAGAGAGGATTTCCTGGCCTCAGTTAGAATGCATTCTGATCTGAGTTACTTAGAAAATTTATAAATCAATCTCCGGACATAAAAAAAGCCCTGAACTTTCATTCAGAGCTTTTCCCAACATTTGTATACGACAAAGGTTCCATCTTTCCCAACAAGGGAAAGCCTGCGGAGCACCAAGGGGCACTGCCGCGACTGCGAGCACCCGACTTGATGCGTGAGCTCCAAGCTCTAGCATCAAAGTCGTTCGGCGCAGACCGCCAAACAGAACAAAGTAAAACAAACAACGCTTTCATGACATACACGATCGCAATCGTGTATATTGTAATATGGTCAAGCCGATCGAGCGATTAGTATCACTTGGCTGAATCCATTACTGAACTTACACCTGTGACCTATCAACCAGGTCGTCTGCCTGGACTCTTCAGGGAGATCTTATCTTCAGGTGGGCTTCCCACTTATATGCTTTCAGCGGTTATCCCGACCGAACGTAGCTACTCTGCCATGCCACTGGTGTGACAACAGATGCACTAGAGGTTCGTCCAACCCGGTCCTCTCGTACTAGGGTCAGCTCCCGTCAAATCTCCAACGCCTGCGATGGATAGGGACCGAACTGTCTCACGACGTTCTGAACCCAGCTCGCGTACCGCTTTAAATGGCGAACAGCCATACCCTTGGGACCTGCTTCAGCCCCAGGATGCGACGAGCCGACATCGAGGTGCCAAACCGCGTCGTCGATATGGACTCTTGGACGCGATCAGCCTGTTATCCCCGGAGTACCTTTTATCCGTTGAGCGATGGCCCTTCCACACAGAACCACCGGATCACTATGCCCTGCTTTCGCACCTGCTCGACTTGTTGGTCTCACAGTTAAGCTCCCTTATGCCATTACACTCTTTGCGTGATTTCCGTCCACGCTGAGGGAACCTTTGGGCGCCTCCGTTACTCTTTAGGAGGCGACCGCCCCAGTCAAACTGCCCGCCTGACAATGTCTCGAATGTTGTTTCATTCGGTTAGAACTCGAGTCCTGTAAGGGTGGTATTTCAACGTTGGCTCCATCCACACTAGCGTGCAAACTTCAAAGCCTCCCACCTATCCTACACATACAGAACCAAAGTTCAATGCCAGGGTACAGTAAAGGTTCACGGGGTCTTTCCGTCCTATCGCAGGTAACCCGCATCTTCACGGGTACTACAATTTCGCCGAGACTCTCGCTGAGACAGTAGGGAAGTCGTTACACCATTCGTGCAGGTCGGAACTTACCCGACAAGGAATTTCGCTACCTTAGGACCGTCATAGTTACGGCCGCCGTTTACTGGGGCTTCGATTCCGAGCTTCGCATTGCTGCTAACAAGTCCTCTTAACCTTCCAGCACCGGGCAGGTGTCAGACCCTATACATCCGCTTCCGCGTTTGCAGAGTCCTGTGTTTTTGGTAAACAGTCGCTACCCCCATTTCTGTGCCCCCTACTTGCGTAGGGCCCTCTTATCCCGAAGTTACGAGGGTAATTTGCCGAGTTCCTTAGCGAGAGTTATCTCGAACACCTTAGTATTCTCTACTTGCCTACCTGTGTCGGTTTGCGGTACGGTCAACTGTTCCTAAACTTAGAGGCTATTTCTCGGCAGCCTGAAATCATAAGCTTAACCCACTCTCAGTGGTCTCCCCCCCACGCTCAGCTCAAAAGGCGGATTTTCCTACCTCTCTCAACACCTCGCGTAAGGAACGGACATATCCAAAAGCCCGCTCTTATTATCCTTCTGCGTCACCCCATCGCACAAAACAGTTGGTGCAGGAATATGAACCTGCTTCCCATCGACTACGCTATTCAGCCTCATCTTAGGAACCGACTAACCCCCGGCGGATTGGCCTTCCCGGGGAAACCTTAGGCTATCGGTGGGGGAGAATCTCACTCCCCTCGCGCTACTCATGCCAGCATCTTCACTTCTGAACCCTCCAGCTACCCTTTCGGGCCACCTTCAGCGGGATACAGAACGCTCCTCTACCACTCCTATTGCTAGGAATCCGTAATTTCGGCACTACGCTTAGTCCCGATTACATTTTCGGCGCAGGGGCACTCGACCAGTGAGCTATTACGCACTCTTTAAAGGGTGGCTGCTTCTAAGCCAACCTCCTGGTTGTATATGCACCCCCACATCCTTTACCACTTAGCGTAGATTTTGGGGCCTTAATTGACGGTCTGGGCTGTTTCCCTTTTGACCACGAAGCTTATCCCCCGTAGTCTGACTGCAGTACTTCAAGTTACAGTATTCGGAGTTTGATAGGGTTTGGTAAGATTGTGGTCCCCCTAGCCCTTTCAGTGCTCTACCCCTGTAACTAAACATACCACGCTAACCCTAAAGCTATTTCGAGGAGAACCAGCTATTGCCTGCCTTGTTAGGCCTTTCACCCCTATCCACACCTCATCCCAAATCTTTTTAACGATAACGGGTTCGGTCCTCCAGTGGGTGTTACCCCACCTTCAACCTGGACATGGATAGCTCGACAGGCTTCGGGTTTATTCCACGCTACTTATACGCACTATTCATGCTCGCTTTCACTTCGCCTTCGAGATTCTCTCTCTTAAGCTTGCAACGTAAAATAACTCGCCGGCTCATTCTACAAAAGGCACACCATCACTCGTTTCCAAGCTCTGATACCTTGTAAGCGTACGGTTTCAGGTTCTATTTCACTCCGGTTCCCCGGTGCTTT containing:
- a CDS encoding ankyrin repeat domain-containing protein, yielding MKAKFDTNTLTNVRIHCIKRIIHLSFLLIPNTIFSQNKEMIKLEWYHYIFLSPVLIVDAMTTSYEKFKKEIQEQREFQGLSELHKAVIRSDMEKIKQLIAAQNDTESKDKNGETPLFYALDRNQVRIAKFLIENNADVNVRNINGRHIIQPAIQNNQYDILKLMLKHGLKLQLTENGDTALTLTCNLKPDNFKFIQMFVEHGVPINQKDKYRYTALMYIATSESPKLDIVQYLIKKGADVNEKDIEGRSILRLLIERKTMNLNLIKILVNQGADLYSKDKDGISIFEYIRKYYDDPDNDEVVLYLKAHR
- a CDS encoding adenylate/guanylate cyclase domain-containing protein, with amino-acid sequence MKQKTLHANHREEVIVCLNEMEKESFFPTFAFVFVLDRSLSFDIVKPFYEREIEVFGACSAELILNEGKSDFGLVALLIEIPRNYFNLKVFPANEDSLALGSRIANYALNCFQKPSLMLLVAFRELSFEPEKMIEGILARNQTLKIFGGIASSFGNVENPPFFTKDGLETHGVCALIIDDEKIQIDGLAVSGWQEIGTPKKVTKSDGRKVFEIEGVPATDFYARYFGIQSKEYGIRKNHIDPDLLAASEYPLLLRKEDGSEVMRVAIQMDSEERSVSYGGEIPEDSFVRFCSPNTLETIQRSYSEILKFRDEILDSSPDFILMFNCAVRSRSLGAYMNTELNAIYKLWKRNVIGFSSWGEIGNVKQSKCGLHNTVISIVAVKEVSQDRSSHKKSQNDELIEFPTEPPRKLLNYDELVKEVEQLRRDKRILGHFLRLTSEDLEQEETKSTKLLLNILPQEIATRLKSGEVNISQRIHSASVLFADLVGFTNFASKTDPVELVILLNEIFTKFDELAIESKIEKIKTIGDAYMVAAGVPNSMPDHADRCVALAKQMILFIKDFSEKKGINFKIRIGINSGEVTAGVIGKHKFTYDLWGDTVNIAQRMESSGNSNSIQITQNTFDLISDQNDFMPRWIDAKGVGRMKAYLLDLNESK
- a CDS encoding DUF2461 domain-containing protein, with translation MKLSKGIFKFLEDLKINNNKEWFLDHKLLFDGYQKELIYYTAMLLSGIGKFDPSLKGVEPKSCIFRIYKDVRFSNDKSPYKTHFGIFMRGGGRKIEGTGYYLHIEPNESLLGGGCYQPDSHSLFKIRNKIANDSNRFRKIINDPKFQETFGNTFYAEKVKTVPRGFAKEHPMIDILKYKGFAVARKLKNIDLTSKLSSEDIVKLFGVVYPLNQFLDQALDRK
- a CDS encoding DUF3592 domain-containing protein, whose translation is MKTKIISRILQVFALYLFFSTSYTILGRILTIQSGKKINGEVVSSYKEKQYSTQTSGKSYGTTHYILRPIIQYKVNGETFEINGKILGEVGKEYQIGTPVELIYNPNQPSYSFINSFLELWYEPLKYIIYSVILFFFGTFLKQIMERIKEKIIHFFRTRFFL